The Spartobacteria bacterium genome includes the window CAGACGAGCAACATAAAGCATTACCAACTCATCTTTTCCTATACGATGTATTCTTCGAAAATCGCTTTCCTGAGACTTAAACCGCCCGCTATCCACACAGTTCGGCACATTCACCGCATCAGGACGTTCCCGCTTCATCACGGTGGCAATACTTGTCCCACTGGCAATAATACCATCAGCTCGGCGCACCGCTCCGCCAAAATCATCATAATTCGGCCCCGTCAAGCGCATCACCAGCGGCGTTTTGCACCCCTGCCGTTTCAGTTCAGTCACCACGTAAGGTAACTCACAAATCTGAATCACATCATATTGGTGGCCATGACGCATCACCCACTTAACCACCTTGCGCTCAAATAAACGGTACTCCATCGACCGAATCCGCCACCCCCCCTTTACCCGGTCCCAGGGAAACCATCCTAAAAAAGGGGATGCCAGCAAATGCGACTGAACGGGGGTCTCAAACAAGTCCTTTGGAACAGGTAACAAAGCTCCCCGCGTTAACGGACGCGATGATAAAAAATCAATGTCACAGCCACTCTTTGACAACTGTTTCGCAATTTCCAAGTCAAAGGTTTCGCCCCCACCCCGCACAAGAGACAGCATTCGATTGATAAACAATATTCTCATCACCTAATGATTTTCACTCCATAGTCAGAAAAGACATGATCTCCGGTAACAACCGCAACATCCAGGCGCATTGCCTGTGCCAAAATAAAACGGTCGCATGGATCACGGTGAATATCCGGTAATAACGCCGCCTTCATCGCGTCATTAATATGCAGCGGGATCATTTCAAGTCCATGATGATTCACTATCGTACTCAACCATTCATCCGGCTCGGCCGGCAGGACCAGTTTACCTCGGCGTACTTTCAACGCAACTTCAAATCCGGATATAACAGAAACAAAAACAACTCCAGCTTCATTAATGCTGTTTCTTGCATTTTGAGTTAATTTTACATCCCCGGAAGCAAGCCATAGAAGCGCACAGGTATCAAGTAACAGATTCATCTTGAATCCTCAGGCCATTCATCCTCCTGCAAGGGTTCCGTGGGATCATAGTTGATTTGGATTTGACTCATATATGGATGAACAGCTGTTCGACATCTCTGGCGATGCGGCGTCAAATCAGCTACAGGCTTTCCTCGGTTGCAAATGACAATCGAAGAGCCGTCTCGATTCACTTCTGCCAACAACTTGGAGAGTTGACTCTTTGCTTCATGCACACTTACCATTACAGTCATACTGATCTCCTTTGAGCCCTTCAAACTTAGTTCTTATGACTAGTTAAAATATACGCAAATCTTCCTTGGACGTTCAAGTCTAATTCTTCTTTCACTTACCACCGTATTTCTAGAAAACAACGGCTCTCTCTTTGACAATGAATTATTTTCTAGCAACCGCATCGATCGAGAACACGGGGACACTGAGCTCAGGTTCTGCTACAAATGCTCCGTTTCCTCCTGCTGTGGATGGAAAGGGTGTGCGGAGCGGCCTGCAAAAGTACCCCAAAAATGAATCGAAAACTGGCCAGATTTCCTCAAACTGCAATAAAATTTTTCAGAACCCCTTTTAGCAATAGGTTAGTACGGAAAAAGAAATGACCCTGGGAAGGGAGATTAGAGACCTATAACCACGAACGACAAACCAAGAACAACGAACCACTTTCTACCCCTCTGAACCCCCTCTAGCGCAGCGGTTGTAGAAGATCTTTTTCACTAGTCGGCTCCGTATCCTGCACGACTCTCATGAACCGCATCCACAATACGTTCTGCCGTTTTACGCCCCATTCCATCCAACTGCGACAATTGATTAACAGAGGCGGACATCACTCCCGCCACCGAACCATAATGATCAAGTAGTCGTTCAGCCCGTTCCGGCCCTACTCCAGGCAGCCCCTGCAGAATAAACAGCTGACGCTTTTTCTTTGTTTTTGGACGATATCCCGCCCGTTTGATCCCCCCCGAACGCATCCACTGCATCTGACGCCCTGCATATACCAATAATCG containing:
- a CDS encoding type II toxin-antitoxin system VapC family toxin, giving the protein MNLLLDTCALLWLASGDVKLTQNARNSINEAGVVFVSVISGFEVALKVRRGKLVLPAEPDEWLSTIVNHHGLEMIPLHINDAMKAALLPDIHRDPCDRFILAQAMRLDVAVVTGDHVFSDYGVKIIR
- a CDS encoding type II toxin-antitoxin system prevent-host-death family antitoxin, with translation MVSVHEAKSQLSKLLAEVNRDGSSIVICNRGKPVADLTPHRQRCRTAVHPYMSQIQINYDPTEPLQEDEWPEDSR